A single window of [Clostridium] hylemonae DSM 15053 DNA harbors:
- a CDS encoding ABC transporter permease codes for MGRYTRRRILLGILALFVLVTAAFFLTRMIPGSPFQSGNVSESVLRSLEREYGLDKPAGGQYVTYLGNLLRGDLGMSYKKPGTSVAEVIARAWPVTFFLGFLAILLAVVLGTVMGVWQAVTERKAVKGGIFLGTMLGTGMPNFVIALLLALLFGVKLKFLPVAGLTGAANYVLPVVSLAVYPASVITRMIHNAAEEEMKRDYVVMARAKGLGRRRILFMHVLKNAWLPVLNYIGPAAAFLLTGSFVTESIFTIPGLGREFVTSIANRDYTLILGLTVFMGTVVIGINLITDLVGAWLDPRVRRTCR; via the coding sequence ATGGGAAGATACACACGCAGAAGGATATTGCTTGGTATCCTTGCTCTTTTTGTGCTTGTTACAGCTGCGTTTTTTCTGACAAGGATGATACCGGGCAGTCCGTTCCAGAGCGGGAATGTGTCGGAATCTGTGCTTCGGTCACTGGAAAGAGAATACGGTCTCGATAAACCGGCGGGCGGACAGTATGTGACCTATCTCGGCAACCTCCTGCGGGGAGATCTGGGCATGTCTTACAAAAAACCGGGCACGTCCGTTGCGGAGGTGATCGCCCGGGCGTGGCCTGTCACATTTTTCCTTGGTTTTCTGGCTATACTTCTGGCGGTCGTGCTCGGCACGGTTATGGGAGTCTGGCAGGCAGTCACCGAAAGGAAGGCGGTGAAAGGGGGCATCTTTCTTGGCACGATGCTTGGGACTGGAATGCCCAACTTTGTCATCGCCCTCCTGCTTGCGCTGCTGTTTGGCGTTAAGCTTAAGTTCCTTCCGGTTGCCGGGCTTACAGGGGCGGCAAACTATGTGCTTCCGGTCGTCTCACTTGCCGTGTATCCCGCCTCTGTCATCACGAGGATGATACACAATGCGGCAGAGGAGGAGATGAAACGGGACTATGTAGTGATGGCCAGGGCAAAAGGACTTGGAAGGCGCAGGATCCTCTTTATGCATGTGCTGAAAAATGCCTGGCTTCCGGTTCTGAACTATATCGGGCCTGCCGCCGCGTTTTTGCTGACGGGCAGCTTTGTGACAGAGAGTATTTTTACAATTCCGGGGCTTGGGCGCGAGTTCGTCACTTCCATCGCGAACCGGGATTATACGCTCATCCTTGGGCTTACGGTATTCATGGGTACGGTGGTTATCGGCATCAACCTCATAACAGACCTGGTGGGAGCATGGCTGGACCCGAGAGTAAGGAGGACGTGCAGATGA
- the cobA gene encoding uroporphyrinogen-III C-methyltransferase, producing the protein MDQSGKVWLAGAGPGDAGLLTVKTRELIESSDVIVYDALISAEILSLIPPGKEVINVGKRSGHHLMMQQEINEILLREAQKGKNVLRLKGGDPFVFGRGGEELELLVRHHIPFEIVPGITSASAVPAYAGIPVTHRDHASSFHVVTGHPRQDGTETLDYDSLVNVEGTLVFLMGLTSMERILNGLIEAGLDPDTPAAVLEKGTLAAQRRVVSAAGRLAEDAGRAGIGTPAVILVGKVCALSEQFCWAEERPLGGRQILITRPRMSSSALAGKLRSLGAQVIELPAISTRSISPNFALQRAMKQFGDRAGEEWLLFTSPAGVRIFFEQLAEFKMDVRHIFGRSARVKIAAIGSATEKALRGYGLLADVVPDVYCAAGLGEAVAACAQPRARITAVRAMSGSEELLPPLLEAGLKVDDIPLYETVYETHEQVKEKIQSLFEEGGIDAVTFTSASTVKGFVQTMEQLDFQSIHAFCIGAQTAEEAAKFGMHISTAKEASMDSMTEQILEELGRHGR; encoded by the coding sequence ATGGATCAGTCAGGTAAGGTGTGGCTTGCGGGGGCGGGTCCCGGAGATGCGGGACTGCTCACCGTAAAGACACGGGAATTGATAGAATCGTCGGATGTGATCGTCTATGACGCTTTGATCAGTGCGGAGATACTTAGTCTTATACCGCCCGGGAAAGAAGTGATAAACGTAGGGAAACGCTCGGGCCATCATCTTATGATGCAGCAGGAGATCAATGAGATTCTGCTCCGGGAAGCGCAGAAAGGGAAAAACGTACTGCGGCTCAAAGGGGGAGACCCTTTTGTATTCGGGCGCGGCGGAGAGGAACTGGAGCTTCTGGTAAGACACCACATTCCGTTTGAGATCGTTCCGGGGATCACGTCGGCGTCAGCGGTGCCCGCCTATGCGGGCATACCTGTCACCCACCGGGATCATGCCTCCTCCTTCCACGTTGTCACAGGACATCCGAGGCAGGACGGGACGGAAACGCTTGATTATGATTCCCTTGTGAATGTGGAGGGGACGCTCGTCTTTCTCATGGGTCTTACTTCCATGGAGCGCATCTTGAATGGACTCATAGAGGCAGGACTTGACCCGGATACCCCGGCAGCTGTGCTTGAAAAGGGGACGCTCGCTGCGCAGAGGCGTGTCGTCTCTGCCGCGGGACGTCTTGCAGAGGATGCGGGACGGGCCGGCATCGGGACTCCCGCAGTCATCCTCGTCGGAAAAGTGTGTGCGCTGTCAGAGCAGTTTTGCTGGGCGGAAGAACGGCCGCTCGGAGGACGGCAGATCCTCATTACCCGTCCCCGGATGAGCAGCTCTGCCCTTGCGGGAAAGCTGAGAAGTCTCGGGGCACAGGTCATAGAACTTCCGGCTATTTCAACGAGGTCCATATCGCCTAATTTCGCGCTGCAGCGCGCGATGAAGCAGTTTGGAGACCGGGCCGGGGAAGAGTGGCTGCTTTTTACAAGCCCGGCCGGCGTCCGGATATTTTTTGAACAGCTGGCAGAGTTTAAGATGGATGTGAGACATATATTCGGCAGGTCCGCCAGAGTGAAGATCGCAGCCATCGGCTCTGCAACAGAGAAAGCGCTCAGAGGTTACGGTCTGCTGGCCGACGTCGTGCCGGATGTGTACTGCGCCGCCGGGCTTGGAGAGGCGGTCGCCGCTTGTGCGCAGCCGCGCGCCAGGATCACGGCGGTCCGTGCCATGTCCGGTTCTGAGGAACTTCTGCCGCCCCTTCTCGAAGCGGGGCTTAAAGTGGACGATATCCCGCTGTATGAGACGGTATACGAGACGCATGAGCAGGTGAAGGAGAAGATACAGTCCTTATTTGAAGAGGGCGGGATAGATGCCGTGACTTTTACAAGCGCATCGACGGTCAAAGGATTTGTGCAGACGATGGAACAACTGGACTTTCAAAGCATCCATGCCTTCTGTATCGGAGCGCAGACGGCAGAGGAGGCAGCAAAGTTCGGCATGCATATTAGCACAGCGAAAGAGGCTTCCATGGACAGCATGACGGAACAGATACTGGAAGAACTGGGGAGGCACGGCCGGTAG
- the hemC gene encoding hydroxymethylbilane synthase — protein MQSIIRIGSRESRLAVKQAEIVKQAVERNCPDIKAEIVTMKTEGDKILDRRLELAGGKGLFVKELEKALLDGRIDICVHSLKDVPMEVPEDLPVVAFGEREDPRDVLIYKPGRTSIPEGGVIGTSSRRRELQLKRLYPSCTFRSIRGNVQTRLRKLSEEGFDGTVLAAAGLKRLHMEEVAGRVFSVDEIIPAVGQGILAVQGRKGRDYSWLTSFACGKSRAEAEAEREFAAALGGGCTSPVAAHAQAQGAELKLTGLYYCGGDIYRTRTRTGETDRARQLGAALAEEMRREEEDGSVR, from the coding sequence ATGCAGTCTATAATACGAATCGGAAGCCGGGAAAGCCGGCTGGCCGTAAAACAGGCGGAGATCGTAAAGCAGGCCGTGGAGCGAAACTGTCCTGACATAAAGGCAGAGATCGTGACGATGAAGACGGAGGGGGATAAAATTCTGGACAGAAGGCTGGAGCTGGCAGGGGGGAAAGGACTCTTCGTCAAGGAGCTGGAGAAGGCCCTTCTGGACGGTCGGATCGATATCTGCGTGCACAGCCTGAAAGATGTGCCGATGGAAGTGCCCGAAGACCTGCCTGTCGTTGCATTCGGCGAGAGGGAGGACCCGAGGGATGTGCTCATCTACAAGCCGGGGCGGACCTCCATACCGGAGGGCGGTGTCATCGGCACTTCCAGCAGGCGCAGGGAACTTCAACTGAAGCGGCTGTATCCGTCGTGCACGTTCCGTAGCATTCGGGGCAATGTACAGACGCGGCTCAGAAAGCTTTCAGAGGAAGGGTTTGACGGGACAGTGCTTGCCGCGGCAGGCCTGAAGCGCCTCCATATGGAGGAAGTGGCAGGGAGAGTGTTTAGCGTTGATGAGATCATTCCGGCTGTCGGCCAGGGGATTCTGGCTGTGCAGGGAAGAAAAGGGAGGGATTATTCCTGGCTTACTTCCTTTGCGTGTGGAAAGAGCAGAGCGGAAGCAGAGGCCGAGCGCGAGTTTGCGGCTGCGCTTGGCGGCGGATGCACGTCTCCCGTCGCGGCACATGCGCAGGCGCAGGGAGCGGAGCTTAAGCTCACGGGACTTTATTACTGCGGAGGAGATATATACCGGACCAGAACAAGGACAGGGGAGACGGACAGAGCGAGACAGCTCGGCGCGGCTCTGGCAGAAGAAATGAGACGGGAGGAAGAGGATGGATCAGTCAGGTAA
- a CDS encoding cobyric acid synthase — MAKCIMIQGTMSNAGKSILAGGLCRIFAQDGFRTAPFKSQNMALNSFITREGLEMGRAQVMQAEAAGVEPSVLMNPILLKPTSDMGSQVIVNGEVTEVMPAAEYYRRKKELVPHILDAYNKLSDAYDVIVIEGAGSPAEINLKSGDIVNMGLARLVDAPVLLVGDIDRGGVFAQLVGTMELLEEEERQRIKGMVINKFRGDKNILLPGLEMLEERTGVPVRGVIPYFHLDIDEEDSLTERFEKKESGGLVDIAVLRFPRISNFTDFMALECMEEVSVRYVSAPGAFGRPDAVLLPGSKNTIEDLLWMRQNGLEAKVLRHAAEGKTVFGICGGYQMLGQEICDPEGVERKGTVAGIGLLPVRTVFEREKTRTRVRGRICSVDGILQGMSRLPAEGYEIHMGRTVCEEGVRPFLEIENEENGAVIRDGAACKNVYGCYVHGLFDLTETSAGFVRSLLTAKGLGLSAVKPRDLAAYKEEQYDKLAAVIRESLDMDAVYDILENGKEAACSL, encoded by the coding sequence ATGGCAAAATGCATTATGATACAGGGGACGATGTCCAATGCGGGAAAGAGTATCCTGGCCGGCGGACTGTGCAGGATATTTGCCCAAGACGGGTTCAGGACCGCGCCCTTTAAATCTCAGAACATGGCGCTCAATTCCTTTATCACGCGGGAGGGGCTTGAGATGGGCAGGGCCCAGGTGATGCAGGCGGAGGCTGCCGGCGTGGAGCCTTCGGTCCTGATGAACCCCATTCTTCTCAAGCCTACGAGCGATATGGGCTCTCAGGTCATCGTAAACGGAGAAGTGACGGAGGTGATGCCGGCCGCGGAGTATTACCGGCGCAAAAAAGAGCTCGTCCCCCACATTCTGGATGCCTACAACAAGCTTTCGGATGCATATGATGTTATTGTCATAGAAGGGGCGGGGAGTCCGGCCGAGATCAACCTGAAAAGCGGGGATATCGTGAATATGGGGCTGGCCAGGCTTGTGGACGCGCCTGTACTTCTCGTGGGCGACATCGACAGAGGCGGCGTGTTTGCCCAGCTTGTCGGGACGATGGAGCTTCTGGAAGAGGAGGAAAGACAGCGGATCAAAGGAATGGTCATCAATAAATTCCGGGGAGATAAAAATATTCTCCTTCCGGGGCTTGAGATGCTTGAAGAGCGCACCGGCGTGCCGGTAAGAGGTGTGATCCCTTATTTTCATCTGGACATCGACGAGGAAGACAGTCTGACTGAGCGGTTTGAGAAGAAAGAATCCGGCGGTCTCGTCGACATCGCTGTACTGCGTTTTCCGCGCATCTCGAATTTTACGGACTTTATGGCGCTGGAGTGCATGGAGGAAGTATCCGTGCGTTATGTGTCCGCGCCGGGAGCGTTCGGGCGTCCCGATGCGGTCCTCCTTCCTGGCAGCAAGAATACGATAGAGGACCTGCTCTGGATGAGGCAAAACGGGCTTGAGGCAAAGGTCTTACGCCACGCTGCCGAAGGGAAGACGGTGTTCGGGATCTGCGGCGGTTATCAGATGCTCGGGCAGGAGATCTGTGACCCTGAAGGAGTGGAGCGTAAGGGAACTGTGGCCGGAATCGGCCTCCTGCCGGTGCGCACCGTGTTTGAACGGGAAAAAACAAGAACGAGGGTCAGAGGAAGGATCTGTTCTGTGGACGGCATTCTGCAAGGCATGAGCCGGCTGCCGGCCGAAGGATATGAGATACATATGGGACGCACGGTCTGTGAAGAAGGGGTGCGGCCGTTTCTTGAGATCGAGAACGAAGAGAACGGCGCGGTGATAAGAGACGGCGCTGCATGCAAAAATGTGTACGGCTGTTATGTGCACGGTCTGTTCGACCTGACGGAGACATCGGCCGGTTTTGTCCGTTCGCTTCTTACGGCAAAGGGACTTGGTTTAAGCGCAGTAAAGCCGCGCGATCTTGCGGCTTACAAGGAAGAACAGTATGATAAGCTGGCGGCGGTCATAAGGGAAAGTCTGGATATGGATGCAGTATATGACATTCTGGAGAATGGAAAGGAGGCAGCATGCAGTCTATAA
- a CDS encoding pyridoxal phosphate-dependent aminotransferase, with amino-acid sequence MTKGMRRKAARIRGSGLPRITAGGMMEYIHGGDIYTYEGMTDFSVNINPFGPSGQVLEAVRTEAAHIGAYPDSRCRKLRCALAERYGISEENFIFGNGAAELIFSAAFAGRPRRAVLTAPSFAEYAMALEAAGCEVVYHYMEEEESFRLTERYMEELTEDVDMIFLCSPDNPSGQVIDLPLLDRIIGRCGELGIRAVIDQCFCEFLERSYSILPVEAVLDKPWVLLLRAFTKMHAMPGLRLGYGICSDRAFLEKMELVTQPWNVSVPAQAAGLAALSETERVQRTRAYVARERRRIEKELEHMGITYYPSAVNYILLYSRYDLSALLKEHNILIRDCSNYEGLRKGYYRIAVKMRKENDMLLKALREIYKEGTSGRL; translated from the coding sequence ATGACAAAAGGTATGCGCCGCAAAGCGGCGCGGATACGGGGGAGCGGACTGCCCCGCATCACAGCAGGAGGTATGATGGAATATATACATGGCGGTGATATCTATACATATGAAGGAATGACAGACTTCTCTGTCAATATCAACCCGTTTGGGCCAAGCGGCCAGGTGCTTGAGGCCGTGCGCACGGAAGCCGCGCATATCGGCGCTTATCCGGACAGCAGATGCAGGAAGCTCAGATGTGCGCTGGCAGAGCGGTACGGCATTTCGGAAGAGAATTTTATCTTCGGGAACGGAGCTGCGGAACTCATCTTTTCTGCGGCCTTTGCCGGACGTCCCCGCAGGGCGGTACTCACTGCGCCGTCTTTTGCAGAATATGCCATGGCGCTTGAGGCGGCAGGCTGTGAAGTCGTGTACCACTATATGGAGGAGGAAGAAAGCTTCCGGCTGACCGAACGGTATATGGAGGAATTGACAGAGGATGTGGATATGATCTTTCTCTGCTCGCCGGACAATCCGTCCGGCCAGGTCATTGACTTGCCGCTGCTTGACCGCATTATCGGCCGGTGCGGTGAACTTGGCATACGGGCAGTGATAGACCAGTGTTTCTGCGAATTTCTCGAGCGGTCGTACAGTATCCTTCCGGTAGAAGCGGTTCTTGACAAGCCGTGGGTCCTGCTTCTCCGTGCATTTACTAAGATGCATGCCATGCCGGGCCTGCGGCTCGGATACGGCATCTGTTCCGACCGGGCGTTTCTTGAGAAGATGGAGCTTGTGACGCAGCCGTGGAATGTGTCGGTGCCCGCCCAGGCCGCGGGGCTTGCAGCGCTGTCGGAGACGGAGCGGGTCCAAAGGACAAGAGCGTATGTGGCGCGGGAGCGCAGGAGGATCGAAAAAGAACTGGAGCATATGGGCATCACGTATTATCCGTCTGCTGTGAACTATATACTTTTATACAGCCGATACGATCTGTCCGCGCTTCTGAAGGAACATAACATATTGATCCGCGACTGTTCTAACTATGAGGGGCTGAGGAAAGGATATTACCGCATAGCGGTGAAGATGCGTAAAGAGAATGATATGCTGCTTAAGGCGCTGCGGGAAATATACAAGGAAGGCACTTCAGGGCGTTTGTAA